From a single Okeanomitos corallinicola TIOX110 genomic region:
- the psbE gene encoding cytochrome b559 subunit alpha, which translates to MSGTTGERPFSDIVTSIRYWVIHSITIPALFIAGWLFVSTGLAYDVFGTPRPNEYFTQVRQEVPIVSNRYEAKKQVETFINK; encoded by the coding sequence ATGTCAGGTACCACTGGAGAACGTCCATTTTCCGATATTGTTACCAGTATCCGTTACTGGGTAATTCACAGTATCACCATTCCAGCTTTATTTATCGCTGGTTGGTTATTTGTCAGCACTGGACTGGCTTATGATGTATTTGGTACACCCCGTCCTAACGAGTATTTTACTCAAGTACGTCAAGAAGTACCCATTGTAAGCAACAGATACGAAGCTAAGAAGCAAGTAGAAACATTTATCAATAAGTAG
- a CDS encoding photosynthesis system II assembly factor Ycf48, with protein MRSIVKKWQGIFAALIVVLACIGCSKVPSTTFNPWEVINVATEEKLFDIAFTGDPQHGYIVGGNATLLETNDGGETWHPLELAVDDPKSRFDSVSFAGKEGWIVGEPSVLLHTTDEGKSWSNLPLSAKLPGSPIMVTALGENEAEMVTDVGAIYKTTDGGLNWKAQVEAAVGVMRNLERSPDGKYIAVSAKGSFYSFWKPGMEAWEPHNRNSSRRLENMGFADNGQLWLLARGGQVQFSDPESPEEWLDVEYPELATSWGLLDLAYRTPEEIWIGGGSGNLLRSSDGGQTWEKDRDVEEVAANLYKIVFFSPDQGFIIGDHGVLLKYNPNAEVTSQSEAA; from the coding sequence ATGCGTTCAATTGTTAAAAAATGGCAAGGAATATTTGCCGCGTTAATAGTCGTCTTAGCCTGTATTGGCTGTAGTAAAGTTCCCTCAACAACGTTTAATCCTTGGGAAGTTATTAATGTAGCTACAGAGGAAAAACTGTTTGACATTGCTTTTACTGGTGATCCTCAACATGGTTATATCGTCGGTGGTAATGCGACTCTGTTGGAAACCAATGATGGTGGTGAAACTTGGCATCCTCTGGAATTAGCAGTTGATGATCCAAAATCTCGGTTTGATTCTGTCAGTTTTGCAGGTAAAGAAGGTTGGATAGTTGGTGAACCTTCTGTATTACTACACACCACCGATGAGGGTAAATCTTGGTCTAACTTACCTCTAAGTGCTAAATTGCCTGGTAGCCCAATTATGGTGACAGCATTGGGTGAAAACGAGGCAGAGATGGTGACTGATGTAGGAGCTATTTATAAAACTACAGATGGTGGTTTAAACTGGAAGGCGCAGGTAGAGGCTGCTGTGGGTGTGATGCGGAACTTAGAGCGATCGCCTGATGGTAAATATATTGCTGTTTCCGCCAAAGGTAGTTTTTACTCCTTTTGGAAACCAGGTATGGAAGCTTGGGAACCCCATAACCGTAACAGTTCTAGACGTTTAGAAAATATGGGTTTTGCTGATAACGGCCAGCTGTGGTTATTAGCAAGAGGTGGTCAAGTGCAATTTAGTGATCCCGAATCACCCGAAGAATGGCTAGATGTAGAATACCCAGAACTAGCAACTAGCTGGGGTTTACTAGACTTAGCCTATCGGACACCAGAGGAAATCTGGATTGGTGGTGGTAGTGGTAACTTACTCCGCAGTAGTGATGGTGGCCAAACTTGGGAAAAAGATCGTGATGTAGAAGAAGTAGCCGCTAATTTGTACAAGATTGTATTTTTTAGCCCTGATCAAGGTTTTATCATCGGTGATCATGGGGTTTTGCTTAAATATAATCCAAATGCAGAAGTAACCTCTCAATCAGAGGCCGCTTAG
- a CDS encoding radical SAM protein, which yields MITGTETIINPLQKSALNKKSLCDYVVNIASGCLHGCTFCYVPSTPSIRTQQKKLHHKGVENPQLDWGKYLFIREEVPEKLDQILKRKRKWEETPSGKGVILLCSGTDPYQNKKTAEITRKTLEVLIKHNKNVRVLTRGLLWQNDLDILINPNISLGMSIPCIDDELLKKIEPQAPLSSDRYKALQKGYEAKCRLYVAMAPTPPMMTLENFKFNLDQFMKINPEVIFWEPINARGTNGKRMLAAGLDFAKSIMSRQSWAENFVKQWNDIEIAAQQVGCLDRLHIWPDPSLKGFVSEEKIDNWLYRPTIEQWDSK from the coding sequence ATGATTACTGGAACTGAAACAATAATCAATCCACTACAAAAAAGTGCATTAAACAAGAAGAGTTTATGTGATTATGTAGTTAATATCGCTTCTGGTTGTTTACATGGATGTACATTTTGCTACGTTCCTTCAACACCAAGTATTAGAACTCAACAAAAAAAATTACATCACAAAGGTGTAGAAAATCCTCAGTTAGACTGGGGTAAGTATCTATTCATTAGGGAAGAAGTTCCTGAAAAATTAGATCAAATATTAAAAAGAAAAAGAAAGTGGGAAGAAACACCTTCTGGTAAAGGAGTTATTTTGCTTTGCTCTGGAACAGATCCATATCAAAACAAAAAAACAGCAGAAATTACTCGTAAAACATTAGAAGTTCTAATTAAACACAATAAAAATGTAAGAGTTTTAACTCGTGGATTGTTATGGCAAAATGATCTGGATATCTTGATTAATCCAAACATATCTCTAGGAATGAGTATTCCTTGCATAGATGATGAATTACTAAAAAAAATTGAACCACAAGCACCTTTATCATCTGATAGATACAAAGCATTGCAAAAAGGATATGAAGCCAAATGTCGTTTATATGTAGCTATGGCTCCAACCCCTCCTATGATGACTTTAGAAAATTTTAAGTTTAATTTAGATCAATTTATGAAAATTAACCCAGAAGTAATTTTTTGGGAACCAATTAACGCTAGAGGAACAAATGGAAAAAGAATGTTAGCGGCTGGTCTAGATTTTGCAAAATCAATTATGAGTAGGCAATCTTGGGCAGAAAATTTTGTTAAGCAATGGAACGATATTGAAATAGCTGCTCAACAAGTTGGTTGCTTGGATAGACTACACATTTGGCCAGATCCTTCTTTAAAAGGTTTTGTGAGTGAAGAAAAAATTGATAATTGGTTATATAGACCAACCATAGAGCAATGGGATAGCAAATAG
- the tcmP gene encoding three-Cys-motif partner protein TcmP has translation MNNSDTKWSADGKTIPEIEQHTKTKHLLTEQYVTDLIYTLHRTGRRGVTNFTIIDGFSGGGIYNDRESNSIWFGSPIRLINAVRKGYLKSERTYPLNVKFIFIDKRKEHLECLKNAAMSQAGLEQLSDEQQHTFKSEFGERTEQCEFITDEFENKVNYCIFQADNRKGHSLFFLDPFGWSDVSMESFRKINNLNKSEIIYTFMIDFIKRFIYDPKWQARDTFAKVLETDGYFDLNHFQTLDTFGEQAEFRNEFMRLFRSRGNAKKIITFAMMPKNNDRVLYYLFHICNHLRALEVMKDGSWKFNNLNYQYHYDIYGFGFKAALFYEDNQLDLKLDINQDSQTACIHRLSKDLDKIIHNSPNGISFQDLCNKTMERNPATRQQYFEYLSFLREAKEIEVIRKGKKTNSKKLENGDIIKVSPQPILFNMRGYIS, from the coding sequence GTGAATAATTCTGATACCAAGTGGTCTGCTGATGGTAAAACAATTCCTGAGATTGAACAGCATACAAAAACTAAACATCTACTAACAGAACAATATGTAACGGATTTAATTTATACACTTCACCGTACAGGTCGTCGTGGCGTTACAAATTTTACTATCATTGATGGTTTTTCTGGTGGTGGTATTTACAATGATAGAGAGTCGAATAGTATTTGGTTTGGTTCACCTATTCGTTTAATTAATGCTGTCCGAAAAGGTTATTTAAAATCAGAAAGAACTTATCCTTTAAATGTTAAATTTATTTTTATAGATAAGAGAAAAGAACATTTAGAATGTTTAAAAAATGCTGCGATGTCTCAAGCGGGATTAGAGCAATTATCTGATGAACAACAACACACTTTTAAAAGTGAATTTGGAGAAAGAACAGAACAGTGTGAGTTTATTACTGATGAGTTTGAAAATAAAGTGAATTACTGTATTTTTCAAGCTGACAATAGAAAGGGACATTCATTATTTTTTCTAGACCCCTTTGGTTGGTCTGATGTTTCTATGGAGAGTTTTAGAAAAATAAATAATCTCAATAAATCAGAAATTATTTATACATTTATGATTGATTTCATTAAAAGATTTATTTATGATCCAAAATGGCAAGCAAGAGACACTTTCGCAAAAGTATTGGAAACAGATGGCTATTTCGATTTAAATCATTTTCAAACATTAGATACTTTTGGAGAACAAGCAGAATTTAGGAATGAATTCATGAGATTATTTAGAAGTAGAGGTAATGCGAAAAAAATAATTACTTTTGCGATGATGCCTAAAAATAATGATAGAGTTTTATACTATTTATTTCATATCTGTAATCATTTAAGGGCGTTAGAAGTAATGAAAGATGGTAGTTGGAAATTTAATAATTTAAATTATCAATATCACTATGATATTTATGGATTTGGATTTAAAGCAGCACTATTTTATGAAGATAATCAGTTAGATTTAAAATTAGATATTAATCAAGATAGTCAAACGGCTTGCATCCATAGATTAAGTAAAGATTTAGATAAAATTATACATAATAGTCCAAATGGAATTTCGTTTCAAGACTTATGCAATAAAACAATGGAAAGGAATCCAGCAACTAGACAACAATATTTTGAATATCTTAGTTTCTTGAGAGAAGCTAAAGAGATAGAAGTCATTAGGAAAGGTAAAAAAACAAATAGTAAAAAATTAGAAAATGGGGATATAATTAAAGTATCACCACAACCAATTTTATTTAATATGCGTGGTTATATATCCTAA
- a CDS encoding photosystem II reaction center protein L, which translates to MERNPNPNQQPVELNRTSLYLGLLLIFVLGILFSSYFFN; encoded by the coding sequence ATGGAAAGAAATCCTAATCCTAATCAACAACCGGTTGAGTTAAACCGTACTTCTTTGTACCTGGGACTTTTATTGATTTTTGTTCTAGGGATTCTATTCTCCAGTTACTTCTTTAACTAA
- a CDS encoding acyl-CoA desaturase: protein MTIATSTKPQINWVNTLFFIVLHIGALFAFVPGNFSWKAVGVALFLYWVSGGLGVTLGFHRLVTHRSFQTPRWLEYFLVFCGTLACQGGPIEWIGTHRIHHLHSDTEQDPHDSNKGFWWSHIGWLIFHSPSHAQIPRFTKDIAEDPVYQFLQKYFILIQAALGVVLLLLGGWSFVIWGIFARIVWVYHCTWLVNSATHKFGYRSHESGDRSTNCWWVALLVFGEGWHNNHHAYQYSARHGLEWWEIDVTWITIQLLQLFGLATNIKLAEKKA from the coding sequence ATGACAATTGCTACCTCAACTAAACCTCAAATTAACTGGGTAAATACCCTATTCTTCATCGTTCTGCACATCGGTGCTTTATTTGCCTTTGTTCCTGGTAACTTTAGCTGGAAAGCCGTTGGTGTTGCACTATTCCTCTACTGGGTGAGTGGTGGTCTAGGTGTGACTCTGGGTTTTCACCGTCTCGTTACCCATCGCAGTTTTCAAACTCCTAGATGGTTGGAGTATTTTTTAGTTTTCTGTGGTACTCTTGCTTGTCAAGGTGGACCAATTGAGTGGATAGGAACACACCGCATTCACCATTTACATTCTGATACCGAGCAAGATCCCCATGATTCTAATAAGGGTTTTTGGTGGAGTCACATCGGTTGGTTAATTTTTCATTCTCCCTCACACGCTCAAATTCCTCGCTTTACAAAAGATATTGCGGAAGACCCAGTTTATCAGTTTTTACAAAAATATTTCATTCTCATCCAGGCTGCTTTGGGTGTAGTTTTACTACTCTTGGGTGGTTGGTCTTTTGTTATTTGGGGTATTTTTGCCCGCATCGTTTGGGTTTACCACTGCACTTGGTTGGTTAACAGCGCTACCCATAAATTTGGCTATCGCAGTCATGAATCTGGAGACAGATCCACTAATTGTTGGTGGGTTGCTCTGTTAGTATTTGGTGAAGGTTGGCATAACAATCACCATGCTTATCAATACTCTGCTCGTCATGGTTTGGAATGGTGGGAAATTGATGTAACTTGGATAACTATTCAATTACTCCAACTGTTCGGTTTAGCTACCAATATTAAACTGGCAGAGAAAAAAGCATAA
- a CDS encoding photosystem II reaction center protein J, producing the protein MSGGGRIPLWVVATIAGLGVITVVGIFFYGAYAGVGSSL; encoded by the coding sequence ATGTCTGGAGGTGGAAGAATTCCCCTGTGGGTTGTCGCTACAATCGCAGGTTTAGGTGTAATTACAGTTGTAGGTATCTTTTTCTATGGTGCTTACGCTGGTGTTGGTTCTTCATTGTAA
- the psbF gene encoding cytochrome b559 subunit beta: MASGNNINQPVTYPIFTVRWLAVHTLGVPTVFFLGAIAAMQFIQR; this comes from the coding sequence ATGGCAAGCGGCAATAACATCAATCAACCAGTTACCTATCCAATTTTTACCGTCCGATGGCTTGCGGTTCACACTTTAGGTGTACCTACAGTCTTCTTTTTGGGTGCGATCGCAGCAATGCAGTTTATTCAACGCTAG
- a CDS encoding ATP-sensitive inward rectifier potassium channel 10, with amino-acid sequence MKLRLKKILKKQKSQIIPRVHIKNNNGKFEVMGMGAWHSYWRDPYHLLLTIPWSGFLALTFIFYIAINMLFALAYLLGGDCIANARPGSFPDAFFFSVQTLASIGGTMYTQTTYGHIVVTIEAIIGLMGLAVMTGLAFARFSRPTVRVIFSNVAVITPCEGLPTLMFRTANQRRNMILEAKIRVYFMRDEITAEGEFTRRIYDLPLVRHQTPNFSLSWSLMHTIDTSSPLHGMTPDSLFQTHSSLIISLSGIDETVAQVVHARHNYTAKDIIWNSKFVDIIHQTPDGHRYIDYEYFHDVLPLSMSEKEQ; translated from the coding sequence GGTAAATTTGAGGTTATGGGTATGGGTGCGTGGCATTCATACTGGCGTGATCCCTACCATTTATTATTAACAATTCCCTGGTCTGGTTTCTTGGCATTGACATTTATTTTTTATATAGCTATTAATATGCTGTTTGCATTAGCTTATTTGTTGGGAGGAGATTGTATTGCTAATGCTAGACCTGGTTCTTTTCCTGATGCTTTTTTCTTTAGTGTACAAACTTTAGCTTCTATTGGTGGCACTATGTACACTCAAACCACCTATGGACATATTGTAGTTACTATTGAAGCGATAATTGGCTTGATGGGGCTGGCGGTAATGACAGGTTTAGCCTTTGCTCGTTTTTCCCGCCCAACTGTCCGTGTAATCTTTAGTAATGTGGCTGTAATTACTCCCTGTGAGGGACTACCAACTCTGATGTTTCGGACTGCAAATCAGCGTCGCAACATGATTTTAGAAGCAAAAATTCGGGTGTATTTTATGCGTGATGAGATTACAGCAGAAGGTGAATTTACCCGACGTATTTATGATTTACCATTAGTGAGACATCAAACACCTAATTTTTCTTTATCATGGTCACTTATGCACACTATTGATACTTCTAGTCCTTTACATGGAATGACACCAGATTCACTTTTTCAAACCCATTCTTCACTAATAATTTCCTTGAGTGGCATTGATGAAACTGTGGCGCAAGTAGTCCATGCACGCCATAATTATACGGCTAAAGATATTATTTGGAATAGTAAATTTGTTGATATTATCCACCAAACTCCAGACGGACATCGCTATATTGATTATGAATATTTTCATGATGTTTTACCTCTGTCAATGTCAGAGAAAGAACAGTAA
- a CDS encoding GxxExxY protein, with protein sequence MTENEIATQVVDAAYKIHTKLGPGLFESVYETVLAYELESRGLQVARQQAIPVVYESVHLQEGFRADIIVENKVIIEIKSLDTLHPVHKKQLTTYLTLANKRLGLLINFGEVLIKDGIKRIANKL encoded by the coding sequence ATGACGGAGAATGAAATAGCGACTCAGGTTGTTGATGCTGCGTATAAGATTCATACTAAGTTGGGTCCTGGGTTGTTTGAATCTGTGTATGAGACTGTTTTGGCTTATGAGTTGGAAAGTAGAGGTTTACAGGTAGCAAGACAACAAGCAATACCTGTAGTTTATGAAAGTGTTCATTTGCAGGAAGGGTTTCGGGCAGACATAATAGTTGAAAACAAAGTCATCATTGAAATCAAATCCCTAGACACCCTTCACCCCGTCCACAAAAAACAACTCACCACCTATCTCACCCTTGCCAATAAACGCCTTGGCTTACTCATCAACTTCGGTGAAGTCCTCATCAAAGACGGCATCAAACGCATAGCCAACAAACTTTAA
- a CDS encoding rubredoxin, with protein MSEQAEEALETQELDRYECRACGYVYEPEKGDDKYDIAAGTPFPELPLNWKCPVCTAKKVAFANIGPAGTASGFKENLSYGLGVNKLTPGQKNILIFGALALGFLFFISLYGLQ; from the coding sequence ATGAGTGAACAAGCTGAAGAAGCTCTTGAGACTCAGGAGCTAGACCGTTATGAGTGTCGCGCCTGCGGTTATGTTTATGAACCTGAGAAGGGGGACGACAAATATGATATTGCCGCTGGAACACCTTTTCCTGAATTACCGCTCAATTGGAAGTGTCCAGTTTGCACGGCCAAAAAAGTAGCTTTTGCTAACATCGGTCCTGCGGGTACAGCATCTGGTTTCAAGGAAAATTTAAGCTACGGCTTAGGTGTAAACAAACTCACACCAGGGCAAAAGAACATCTTAATATTTGGCGCATTAGCCCTGGGATTCTTGTTTTTTATCAGTCTTTACGGCTTACAGTAA
- a CDS encoding methionine gamma-lyase family protein gives MNSIDQLREAEQALLEFFYVIDTQVKQNLQRVLNAFRHHRVGAHHFAGVSGYGHDDLGRETLDQVFAEVMGAEAAIVRVQIVSGTHAIACALYGVLRPGDEMLAVVGSPYDTLEEVIGLRGQNQGSLIDFGIKYRQLELTPEGKIDWAALSTAIKDNTRLVLIQRSCGYSWRPSLSIADIEKIVKIVKQQNPNTVCFVDNCYGEFIDTKEPTHVGADLMAGSLIKNPGGTLVTAGGYIAGKADLVEAAACRLTAPGIGSEGGATFDQNRLLFQGLFLAPQMVGEAMKGTYLTGYVFDKLGYPVNPAPLAPRGDVIQAIKLGSAEKLIAFCKAIQQYSPIGSYLDPVPDAMPGYESKVVMAGGTFIEGSTLELSADGPLREPYIVYCQGGTHWSHVSLALQAAIEAVGES, from the coding sequence ATGAACAGCATAGATCAGCTGCGGGAAGCAGAACAGGCACTATTAGAATTTTTTTATGTTATTGACACTCAGGTCAAGCAAAATCTTCAAAGAGTTCTGAATGCTTTTCGTCATCATCGTGTGGGAGCGCACCATTTTGCAGGTGTTAGCGGCTATGGACATGATGACTTAGGGAGAGAAACCTTAGACCAGGTTTTTGCCGAAGTGATGGGAGCAGAAGCCGCCATAGTGAGAGTACAGATTGTTTCAGGAACTCATGCGATCGCCTGTGCGCTATATGGCGTACTCCGTCCTGGGGATGAAATGTTAGCAGTTGTCGGTTCTCCCTACGATACTCTGGAAGAGGTCATTGGCTTGCGTGGTCAAAACCAAGGCTCTCTTATTGATTTTGGCATAAAATACCGCCAACTAGAACTAACCCCAGAAGGAAAAATAGATTGGGCAGCTTTAAGTACCGCAATTAAAGATAATACACGCCTAGTTTTAATTCAAAGATCCTGCGGCTACTCATGGCGACCTAGCCTTTCCATAGCTGACATTGAAAAAATTGTCAAAATCGTCAAACAGCAAAACCCCAACACCGTATGTTTCGTTGACAACTGCTACGGAGAATTTATAGACACCAAAGAACCAACCCACGTAGGTGCAGACCTGATGGCCGGGTCATTAATCAAAAACCCTGGTGGGACATTAGTCACAGCCGGAGGATACATAGCCGGAAAAGCCGACCTAGTAGAAGCAGCAGCTTGTAGACTCACAGCCCCAGGAATAGGTAGTGAAGGAGGGGCAACCTTTGATCAAAACCGCCTCCTCTTCCAAGGATTATTTTTAGCCCCCCAAATGGTAGGGGAAGCAATGAAAGGAACATATTTAACAGGATATGTATTTGATAAACTTGGCTATCCTGTCAACCCTGCACCCTTAGCACCAAGGGGAGATGTGATCCAAGCTATTAAACTAGGTTCAGCGGAAAAACTGATTGCCTTTTGTAAAGCGATTCAACAGTATTCGCCCATTGGTTCTTATTTAGACCCTGTTCCTGATGCGATGCCGGGATATGAAAGTAAGGTAGTGATGGCTGGGGGGACTTTTATTGAGGGTAGTACCTTGGAGTTATCAGCAGATGGCCCTTTGCGAGAACCTTATATTGTTTATTGCCAAGGTGGTACACATTGGAGTCATGTATCTTTGGCGTTACAGGCTGCTATTGAGGCTGTGGGAGAAAGTTAA
- a CDS encoding Coenzyme F420 hydrogenase/dehydrogenase, beta subunit C-terminal domain, whose translation MTSIDTNKHKKAKALKPGSVRPAKELCSECGLCDTYYIHYVKEACAFITQRIDELETTTHNRPRNLENENELYFGVHQEMIAARKQQPIEGAQWTGIVSTIAIEMLNRGLVEGVVCVQNTKEDRFQPMPIIARTPEEILAAKVNKPTLSPNLSVLEEIEKSGMKRLLVIGVGCQIQALRAVEKKLGLEKLYVLGTPCVDNVTRAGLQKFLETTSSSPETVVSYEFMQDFRVHFKHEDGSVEKVPFFGLKTNVLKDIFAPSCMSCFDYVNSLADIVVGYMGAPFNWQWIVVRNDTGKEMLELVKDQLYTQPVTSKGDRKAAVQQGIKAYDDAVTLPMWVAKLMGVVIDKIGPQGLEYGKFSMDSHFTRNYLYVMRNHPEKLEDHVPEFAKRIVAQYKLPD comes from the coding sequence ATGACATCCATAGACACCAACAAACACAAAAAAGCCAAAGCCCTCAAACCCGGAAGCGTCCGCCCCGCCAAAGAACTCTGTAGCGAATGCGGACTATGCGATACCTACTATATCCACTACGTTAAAGAAGCGTGCGCCTTCATTACCCAAAGAATAGACGAACTAGAAACCACCACCCATAACCGCCCCCGCAACCTGGAAAACGAAAACGAACTATATTTTGGCGTACATCAAGAAATGATAGCCGCCCGCAAACAACAACCCATCGAAGGCGCGCAATGGACAGGAATAGTTAGCACCATCGCCATAGAAATGCTTAACCGGGGCTTAGTCGAAGGCGTAGTCTGTGTCCAAAACACCAAAGAAGACCGCTTTCAACCCATGCCCATCATCGCCCGCACCCCCGAAGAAATACTAGCAGCCAAAGTAAATAAACCTACCCTATCCCCCAACCTCTCCGTATTAGAAGAAATCGAAAAATCAGGAATGAAACGCCTATTAGTCATCGGAGTAGGTTGTCAAATCCAAGCATTACGAGCCGTCGAGAAAAAACTCGGACTAGAAAAACTCTATGTCCTGGGTACACCATGCGTAGATAACGTTACCCGCGCCGGACTGCAAAAATTCCTAGAAACCACCAGCAGTTCCCCCGAAACCGTGGTTAGCTACGAATTTATGCAAGACTTCCGGGTACATTTTAAACACGAAGATGGTTCAGTAGAAAAAGTCCCCTTCTTCGGCTTAAAAACCAACGTATTAAAAGATATCTTCGCCCCATCATGTATGAGTTGCTTCGATTACGTCAACTCCCTAGCAGACATAGTAGTGGGATACATGGGCGCACCCTTCAACTGGCAATGGATAGTAGTCAGAAATGATACAGGGAAAGAAATGTTAGAACTCGTCAAAGATCAACTTTACACCCAGCCAGTCACCTCCAAAGGAGACAGAAAAGCCGCCGTCCAACAAGGTATCAAAGCCTACGATGATGCAGTTACCTTACCCATGTGGGTAGCGAAATTAATGGGAGTCGTGATAGACAAAATCGGACCCCAAGGATTGGAATATGGGAAATTTTCGATGGATTCCCACTTTACAAGAAACTACTTATATGTTATGCGGAATCATCCAGAGAAATTAGAAGATCATGTACCGGAGTTTGCGAAGCGGATCGTAGCGCAGTATAAATTACCGGATTAA
- a CDS encoding sucrase ferredoxin has protein sequence MKNFFCSDYSRQVGEEIIGSATNYQTYILVECPTPWMTEAFNSKWVPKNLQKLAKEVHRSKQPIRFLLIANDESHKVQETTVLIYHKPEGLSNSYQKQEFKVPNIEKVAEVVEKWLSGEPPDYQIENNINRDILICTHGSYDQCCARYGNPFYFQAKNTISDLQFNHIRIWRSSHFGGHRFAPTAIDLPEARYYGKLDQDSFKSILTKTGDIQFLEKVYRGWGILPPALQVLEREIIFSQGWKWFENKVAGKILQQSLDNNTILAELSFETPAGAFYAYEAKLVKDAVKTQVLKSSCHATQECVVVKYAVASLGLVERRIPSYANSH, from the coding sequence ATGAAGAATTTTTTCTGTTCCGATTATTCCCGACAAGTAGGAGAAGAAATTATAGGTAGTGCTACCAACTACCAAACCTACATATTAGTAGAATGTCCCACCCCTTGGATGACAGAAGCATTTAATTCCAAATGGGTTCCCAAGAACTTACAAAAGTTAGCGAAAGAAGTACATCGTAGTAAACAACCAATTAGATTTTTATTAATAGCTAACGATGAATCACACAAAGTCCAAGAAACAACAGTATTGATTTATCACAAACCAGAAGGTTTAAGTAATAGCTATCAAAAGCAAGAATTTAAAGTACCCAATATAGAAAAAGTAGCAGAAGTTGTGGAGAAATGGTTATCAGGAGAACCACCCGATTATCAAATAGAAAATAATATCAACAGAGACATTTTAATTTGTACACATGGTAGTTATGATCAATGTTGTGCTAGATACGGAAATCCATTTTATTTTCAGGCTAAAAATACTATTTCTGACTTACAATTTAATCATATAAGAATTTGGAGATCCAGTCATTTTGGTGGACATCGTTTTGCACCCACAGCAATAGACTTACCGGAAGCAAGATATTATGGAAAATTAGATCAAGATTCTTTTAAATCTATTTTAACTAAAACTGGTGATATTCAATTTTTAGAAAAAGTGTATCGTGGTTGGGGAATTTTACCCCCTGCATTACAGGTTTTAGAAAGAGAAATAATATTTAGTCAAGGATGGAAATGGTTTGAGAACAAAGTAGCAGGTAAGATATTACAGCAAAGTTTAGATAACAATACAATTTTAGCAGAATTGAGTTTTGAAACTCCTGCTGGTGCTTTCTATGCTTATGAAGCTAAACTGGTAAAAGACGCAGTGAAAACCCAAGTTTTAAAGAGTTCTTGTCATGCAACCCAAGAATGTGTAGTTGTTAAATATGCAGTAGCTAGTTTGGGTTTAGTTGAGAGAAGAATTCCTAGTTATGCAAATAGTCATTAG
- a CDS encoding type II toxin-antitoxin system RelE/ParE family toxin, producing MKTQYLPSFIKDLKALKSTPYYESIKKFAFEEIIEISSFLEITNIKKLQGYDNAYRISIGDYRLGIIFDGETLIFERVLHRKEIYRYFPKQMI from the coding sequence GTGAAGACCCAGTATCTACCCAGTTTTATTAAAGACCTTAAAGCACTCAAAAGTACACCTTACTATGAGTCTATTAAAAAGTTTGCTTTTGAAGAAATCATCGAAATATCAAGTTTTTTAGAAATAACGAATATTAAAAAACTTCAAGGATATGATAATGCTTATCGTATTAGTATAGGTGATTATCGTCTGGGAATTATTTTTGATGGTGAAACATTAATTTTTGAAAGAGTTTTACACCGTAAAGAAATTTATCGCTATTTTCCTAAACAGATGATTTAA